In Juglans microcarpa x Juglans regia isolate MS1-56 chromosome 7D, Jm3101_v1.0, whole genome shotgun sequence, the following are encoded in one genomic region:
- the LOC121239385 gene encoding DNA-directed RNA polymerase V subunit 1 isoform X1, producing MEENPSSTILDGEIIGIRFGLATHHEICTASISDCPISHASQLANPFLGLPLEFGKCESCGTSEPGKCEGHFGYIELPIPIYHPSHVGELKRMLSLLCLKCLKMKRNKVPLKSAGLAERLLSSCCEDSPQVSIREVKTTDGACYLELKLPQRSLRDGSWNFLEIYGFRYGDDLCRTLLPCEVKKMLKRIPEETRKKLSGKGYFPQEGYILKYLPVPPNCLSVPEISDGVSVMSSDPSLVMLKKVLRQVEIIKSSRSGTPNFESHEVEANELQSAINQYLQIRGSVKASRDIDSRFGLSKEPNDSTTKAWLEKIRTLFIRKGSGFSSRSVITGDAYKRVDEIGIPFEIAQMITFEEKVNVHNLKYLQELVDNKLCLTYRDGSSAYSLREGSKGHTFLRPGQVVHRRIMDGDMVFINRPPTTHKHSLQALAVYVHDDHTVKINPLICGPLSADFDGDCVHLFYPQSLAAKAEVLELFSVDKQLLSSHSGKINLQLATDSLLSLKTMFKTYFLDRSAAQQLAMFASSSLPRPALLKVHSAAPYWTALQILQTALPACFDCCGETYLISQSDVLKIDFNGDVISTVVNEIVTSIFFEKGPEEVLKFFNTLQPLLMENIFAEGFSVGLNDFSINREDIQNIQKNIQSISPLLYHLRETYNELVELQLENRIKDVKVPVTNFILKSALGDLMDSKNDSAINKVVQQIGFLGLQLSDKGKFYSKTLVEDVAALFRCKYSSGVDYPSAEYGLIQNCFFHGLDPYEEIVHSISTREVMVRSSRGLSEPGTLFKNLMAILRDVVICYDGTVRNVSSNSIIQFDYGVKARGKPNNLFPAGEPVGVLAATAMSNPAYKAVLDSSPSSNSSWELMKEILLCKVIFKNELMDRRVVLYLNECGCGRKCCREKAAYLVKNQLKKVSLKDTAVEFLIEYKDQQNVAESSEIDAGLVGHVHLNEMLLGEMNTSMHDVLQKCQETLSLFRKKKKVSHVFKKTILSISECCSFQQCGANRSSGIPCLMFSWPDTSDIYLERTANILADIICPVLLETIIKGDPRVCSANIIWINPGTTTWIRNPCKSEKGELALDIVLEKSAVKQSGDAWRIVLDCCLPVLHLIDTRRSIPYAIKQLQELLGISCAFDQAVQRLATSVTMVAKGVLKEHLILLANSMTCAGNLVGFNSGGYKALSRSFNVQAPFAEATLFTPRNCFERSAEKRHVDSLSSIVASCSWGKHVAVGTGSRFDVLWDTRQVGLNEEGGIDVYNFLHMVRSTANGEESNTGCLGADTDDLMLEDECAEWAPSPEHNSSFDKPFFEDSAEFENCLDNRPEESTWDASTSWDKQMTRENASSGWGTNKAEPGDVSTKPAMDSSKSSGRGASAGWENNTATKNDSSGWGMGGDESRVAFVSKKAQENSSASHGWDAVAPLGKVSKDVEESGWETSTVTKNVSSVWGTNKAESGDVSPKAAEKSSKSSGWGGMAGWDINSASKNDSSGWGTGGDQSRVAFVSKKAPENSSGSHSWDAVPWGKGDKDVQKNTVTKNVSSGWGMGGDESRDGFVSKTEQENSSGSHGWDAVTPLGKRDGDGEENSLNKNVSSGWGTGGDESRDAFVSKKAQENSSRSCSWDAATPSGKNAGDAVESGSSRFDGKPLVEKRTEPSDWDKKVTQETVQSTSGWVSSTIEVGTRDEHSSPSVEHCESPAINHSWGQLKSPEPSQGWGSWNDSNQLASLNSWDSPNADGGNESERPRWGRQSAEPFKKNSFEGSRGWGSNSGERKSNWSAKSPGRSLTGSSASGIYTTTRQRLDMFTSEEQDVLLDIEKVMQSIRRIMHQSGYNDGDPLSSEDQSYIQDSVFNYHPDKAVKMGAGIDHFMVSRHSNYQDSRCFYVVSTDGRKEDFSYRKCLDNFIKSKYPDVAEAFLAKYFRKPRSGGNRESNSVPEETGKKELGQ from the exons ATGGAGGAAAATCCCTCTTCAACTATTTTAGACGGCGAGATTATTGGGATCAGATTTGGTTTGGCAACTCATCATGAAATC TGTACAGCATCGATCAGTGACTGCCCTATTAGCCATGCCAGTCAACTTGCGAATCCCTTTCTTGGTCTGCCTCTTGAATTTGGCAAATGTGAATCTTGTGGTACTTCTGAACCAGGGAAATGTGAAG GGCATTTTGGATACATTGAATTACCAATTCCGATCTACCATCCTAGCCATGTTGGTGAACTGAAGAGGATGTTGAGCTTACTTTGTTTGAAGTgcttaaagatgaaaaggaacAAG GTTCCACTAAAGAGTGCTGGTTTGGCAGAAAGATTGTTATCTTCCTGTTGTGAG GATTCTCCACAAGTTTCTATCAGAGAGGTAAAAACCACAGATGGTGCTTGTTACTtggaactgaagcttcctcaaCGGTCACTTCGGGATGGTTCTTGGAACTTTTTGGAAATATATGGTTTTCGCTATGGTGACGATTTGTGTCGTACTTTGCTTCCTTGTGAG GTGAAGAAAATGCTCAAAAGAATTCCTGAGGAGACTAGGAAGAAGCTTTCTGGAAAAGGGTATTTCCCTCAAGAAGGATATATCCTGAAATACTTACCTGTCCCTCCAAACTGTTTGTCTGTGCCAGAAATTTCTGATGGTGTCAGTGTCATGTCTTCG GATCCTTCTTTGGTGATGCTCAAAAAAGTGCTCAGGCAAGTTGAGATCATCAAGAGTTCAAGATCTGGTACACCAAATTTTGAATCTCATGAAGTTGAAGCTAACGAGTTGCAATCAGCTATAAATCAGTATCTGCAGATTAGGGGTTCTGTAAAAGCATCTCGTGATATAGACTCAAGATTTGGGCTGAGCAAAGAGCCAAATGATTCCACAACAAAAGCATGGCTTGAAAAAATTAGAACATTGTTCATCAGAAAAGGTTCAGGCTTCTCGTCCCGCAGTGTGATTACTGGGGATGCATATAAAAGGGTTGATGAGATTGGGATCCCCTTTGAGATTGCGCAGATGATCACTTTTGAGGAGAAAGTTAATGTTCACAATTTGAAATATTTGCAAGAGCTGGTAGATAATAAGTTGTGCCTAACATATAGAGATGGTTCTTCAGCATATTCGCTGAGGGAGGGTTCAAAGGGGCATACATTTCTGCGACCTGGTCAAGTAGTACACCGACGCATTATGGATGGGGATATGGTTTTCATTAATAGACCGCCAACCACTCACAAGCATTCCTTGCAAGCACTTGCAGTGTATGTTCATGATGACCATACAGTGAAGATAAACCCACTTATTTGTGGCCCATTGAGTGCTGATTTTGATGGTGACTGTGTGCATCTCTTCTATCCTCAATCTCTTGCTGCAAAAGCAGAAGTTTTGGAACTTTTCTCTGTGGATAAGCAGTTGCTTAGCTCTCACAGTGGTAAAATCAACTTGCAACTGGCCACTGACTCATTGCTGTCCCTAAAGACAATGTTTAAGACATACTTCTTGGACAGATCAGCAGCTCAGCAATTGGCTATGTTTGCTTCATCTTCATTGCCACGGCCTGCTTTGTTGAAGGTTCATTCTGCTGCCCCTTATTGGACTGCTTTGCAGATATTACAGACTGCTTTGCCTGCATGCTTTGACTGTTGTGGGGAAACATACCTGATTAGTCAGAgtgatgttttgaaaattgacTTCAATGGTGATGTTATATCGACTGTGGTTAATGAAATTGTGACATCAATTTTCTTTGAGAAGGGTCCTGAAGAGGTTTTAAAATTCTTCAATACCTTACAGCCTTTGTTGATGGAAAATATATTCGCGGAAGGTTTTAGTGTTGGCTTAAATGACTTTTCCATAAACAGGGAGGACATACAAAATATTCAGAAGAATATTCAGTCTATTTCTCCTTTGCTGTATCACCTAAGAGAAACATATAATGAGCTGGTGGAGTTGCAATTGGAGAATCGCATCAAAGATGTGAAAGTGCCagttacaaattttattttgaagtctGCATTGGGTGATTTAATGGACTCCAAAAATGATTCTGCCATTAACAAGGTAGTTCAACAAATTGGCTTCCTGGGCCTGCAACTTTCTGATAAGggaaaattttattctaagacCTTAGTTGAAGACGTGGCTGCACTTTTTCGTTGTAAATATTCTTCTGGAGTTGATTACCCTTCTGCAGAGTATGGATTAAttcaaaattgtttttttcaTGGGTTAGATCCCTATGAGGAGATTGTTCATTCAATATCTACGAGAGAAGTAATGGTCCGCTCATCGAGAGGATTGTCTGAACCTGGTACTTTATTTAAGAACTTAATGGCCATCCTTCGAGATGTTGTTATTTGTTACGATGGCACCGTCAGAAATGTTAGCAGCAATTCCATAATCCAATTTGATTATGGGGTAAAGGCGAGAGGTAAGCCCAACAACTTATTTCCTGCTGGTGAACCTGTTGGCGTCTTAGCTGCAACAGCAATGTCAAATCCTGCATACAAGGCAGTTCTTGATTCTTCTCCAAGCAGTAATTCCTCATGGGAGCTGATGAAG gAAATACTGCTTTGCAAGGTCATTTTTAAGAATGAACTTATGGATCGCCGTGTAGtattatatttgaatgaatGTGGCTGTGGGAGAAAGTGTTGCCGTGAAAAAGCAGCATATTTAGTAAAGAATCAATTGAAGAAAGTCAGCCTTAAAGATACTGCGGTTGAGTTTCTGATTGA ATATAAAGACCAGCAAAATGTAGCAGAAAGTTCTGAAATTGATGCAGGCCTAGTTGGTCATGTTCATCTAAATGAG ATGCTGTTGGGAGAGATGAACACCAGTATGCATGATGTTCTTCAAAAGTGCCAAGAGACTCTTAGTTTGTtccgaaagaagaagaaagttagccatgtttttaaaaaaacgaTTCTGTCTATCAG TGAATGTTGCTCTTTCCAGCAATGTGGTGCAAATAGAAGCTCTGGTATCCCATGTTTGATGTTTTCTTGGCCAGACACAAGTGATATTTATTTGGAGAGGACTGCAAATATCCTTGCGGACATTATTTGCCCTGTTCTTTTAGAAACCATCATTAAAG GTGACCCTCGAGTTTGCTCAGCAAACATAATATGGATCAATCCAGGTACGACAACTTGGATAAGAAACCCTTGCAAGTCTGAAAAGGGTGAATTAGCACTGGACATTGTTCTGGAGAAATCAGCTGTGAAGCAAAGTGGTGATGCTTGGAGGATTGTATTAGACTGTTGTCTTCCTGTTCTTCATTTAATTGACACCAGGCGTTCCATACCATATGCAATAAAGCAGCTTCAAGAATTGCTAGGGATTTCTTGTGCTTTTGATCAAGCTGTTCAG CGCCTTGCAACATCAGTGACAATGGTGGCAAAAGGTGTTCTCAAAGAGCATCTCATTCTCTTggcaaatagcatgacatgtgcTGGAAATTTGGTTGGCTTCAATTCTGGTGGTTATAAAGCTTTGTCTCGCTCATTTAATGTCCAAGCACCATTTGCGGAAGCGACACTTTTT ACACCAAGAAATTGTTTTGAGAGATCTGCTGAAAAGCGACATGTGGATTCTCTATCGAGCATAGTTGCATCTTGTTCCTGGGGAAAACACGTGGCAGTGGGTACAGGATCTAGATTTGATGTCCTTTGGGACACAAGGCAG GTAGGATTGAACGAAGAGGGTGGAATAGATGTGTATAACTTTCTACATATGGTGAGAAGTACTGCTAATGGAGAAGAATCAAATACTGGTTGTCTGGGTGCAGATACTGATGATCTTATGCTGGAAGATGAATGTGCAGAGTGGGCTCCCTCCCCAGAGCATAACTCAAGTTTTGATAAGCCATTCTTTGAAGACAGTGCTGAGTTTGAAAATTGTTTAGATAATCGGCCAGAGGAATCAACATGGGATGCTTCTACTAGTTGGGACAAACAAATGACTAGAGAAAATGCTTCATCTGGTTGGGGGACAAATAAAGCTGAACCAGGTGATGTGTCCACAAAACCTGCCATGGATTCTTCCAAGTCCAGTGGTAGGGGTGCCAGTGCCGGATGGGAGAATAATACAGCAACCAAGAATGATTCATCTGGTTGGGGAATGGGTGGAGATGAATCACGAGTTGCTTTTGTCTCCAAAAAAGCACAAGAGAACTCTTCCGCATCCCACGGCTGGGATGCTGTGGCTCCTTTGGGAAAAGTGAGcaaagatgttgaggaatctggatgggagacaagtACGGTGACCAAAAATGTTTCTTCTGTTTGGGGGACCAATAAAGCTGAATCGGGTGATGTTTCCCCAAAAGCCGCGGAGAAATCTTCCAAGTCCAGTGGTTGGGGTGGTATGGCTGGGTGGGATATAAATTCAGCAAGCAAAAATGATTCTTCTGGTTGGGGAACGGGTGGAGATCAATCACGAGTTGCTTTTGTCTCCAAAAAAGCGCCAGAGAACTCTTCCGGATCCCACAGCTGGGATGCTGTTCCTTGGGGAAAAGGGGACAAAGATGTTCAGAAAAATACAGTTACCAAAAACGTTTCTTCTGGTTGGGGAATGGGTGGTGATGAATCACGAGATGGTTTTGTCTCCAAAACAGAGCAAGAGAACTCTTCCGGATCCCATGGCTGGGATGCTGTAACTCCTTTGGGAAAAAGGGATGGAGATGGTGAGGAAAATTCATTGAACAAAAATGTTTCTTCTGGTTggggaacaggtggagatgaaTCACGAGATgcttttgtctcaaaaaaagCACAAGAGAACTCTTCCAGATCCTGTAGCTGGGATGCCGCAACTCCTTCGGGAAAAAATGCTGGGGATGCTGTAGAATCTGGATCGTCCAGATTTGATGGGAAGCCTCTGGTTGAAAAAAGAACAGAGccttctgattgggataagaaggTAACACAGGAGACAGTTCAGTCAACTTCTGGTTGGGTTTCTTCAACTATTGAAGTAGGGACTAGAGATGAACATTCATCCCCTTCCGTGGAACATTGTGAGTCACCTGCCATCAATCATTCATGGGGGCAGCTGAAGTCACCAGAACCTTCACAAGGTTGGGGCTCTTGGAATGACTCTAATCAATTAGCAAGTTTGAACAGTTGGGACTCACCAAATGCTGACGGTGGAAATGAAAGTGAGAGACCTCGGTGGGGAAGGCAGAGTGCAGAACCATTCAAGAAAAATTCGTTTGAAGGATCAAGGGGATGGGGTTCAAATTCTGGAGAAAGGAAATCTAACTGGTCTGCAAAATCTCCTGGAAGGTCACTTACTGGTTCTAGTGCTAGTGGAATATATACTACAACCAGACAGCGATTAGATATGTTCACTTCCGAGGAACAAGATGTTCTGTTGGACATTGAAAAGGTTATGCAGTCTATTAGAAGAATAATGCATCAGTCTGG GTATAATGATGGGGATCCACTATCATCCGAAGATCAGTCCTATATACAGGATAGTGTTTTTAACTATCATCCAGATAAAGCTGTGAAAATGGGTGCTGGAATTGATCATTTCATG GTTAGCAGGCATAGCAATTACCAGGATAGCCGGTGCTTCTACGTTGTCTCAACTGATGGTCGTAAGGAAGATTTTTCCTATCGCAAATGCCTGGATAACTTCATCAAAAGCAAGTATCCAGACGTTGCTGAAGCATTCCTTGCAAAGTATTTCAGAAAGCCCCGTTCTGGAGGAAACCGGGAAAGCAATTCCGTTCCAGAGGAAACGGGTAAAAAAGAGCTAGGGCAGTAA